In Drosophila busckii strain San Diego stock center, stock number 13000-0081.31 chromosome 3R, ASM1175060v1, whole genome shotgun sequence, the sequence ATGCTTGGTATTGTTTTTATGTGCGGCCTCTGTTGCAGTTAGTTGCTGCAAGGTTACATCTAATGCTTGACACTCGCCAGCTACGGCCACCATGCATGCGCTAAGCTTCAACGATGAATGCTGCAGCACAGCAATGGGaccgctttgttgttgctgcgttttgcttgcatgcagctgcgccagctccatttgctgtttgttctGCATCGCCAGCGCTAGATTCTTGAAATGCTGTTCTTCCTCCTGCactagctgctgcagcagattGTCAATCTTTACAAACTCCTCGCTGAGCTGCGATATCGATGGCTTGGTCATAATAGTTAAAGCTAATCGCAGTAAATATTGCGACTGCACATAGGCAAAGATGTTGTGAAAATCCTTTATATGCTTGGGACTATAGTCCGTGACATTGTTTTTGAAGTACTCGCACTCGCGCAGCTCCTCCATGGACGCATAGAATGGACCATATTTGGTGGGCAGCGGATAGTCGGTCTCCAGCTTGCGCGTTGCATCGTAGAGTATTTCCGTAACTTCCTTAGCAGCCGTAATGCAATCCCAAGCGCGTTCAATTTGTCGCGATCTgcaaaatttactttataaaCTGACTACATAAAGTATTTGCAGCACTTACTCAATCAGCTCTGCCTGCTTCATTATAATAATCTCTTGAAAGTACGTCATATTGCGTCGAATGCAGTTGCCAAACTCATCAATGGTCTTGACCAGCTTCTCCAGCTTGCGCTCCACAATCTTATTGCggcaaacaaatacatttttaacgCCATAGAGCGTACCAAATGTGCCGCTTAGCAATATGGCCGGCAAAAGTGTTAAGCGCCAACCGCGCGGCGTTACAAAATGTTCCAGGACAGTGCCgcccagcagcaaagcagcattCCGCGTTGTTAACAACTGCCAGTCATTTGCTCTTGCCGCATGTTGTTGCATACACTGTTCCAGCGCCTCCACATGGTCCACGAGCAGGCGCTTTGAGTAGAGTatgagctgcagcaaatgaTCTGTGATGGCctgttacatatatttatgtaaatattacaTATAAAAGATTGATAAAGGTTAAACTTAATGCTCACCTGTCTTTGCTTTAGCTCGTCggttagctgttgctgccccaGGCATGCCTGCACaatttaaagaattaaataataaattgctagcaaattgaatatatttaacgCTCTTACTTTTATTCTTTCCATTTTTATGTTGTTAAATtctaaaaacacaaacatgcATATTATTACCAAAACGCGTGCCTAAAATACCAACTTAAAATACCAATTTAAAAATcgataaattttgcatatcGATGTGCTAAAACgtgcttttcaaatttataaagctatAAAACTAACTGCCAGTTGACATAAAAGGCAAATTTTCATTCCAACAAGAATTGCAAGATTCTTTCTTcagtaatttaattactagTTAAGCCCATTTCGCCAATTAATAGCACCACTGCTGTATTATTACCTGCATAAGCTACAATTAAGCCCATTGCAATTAAGAACTTAATGCAAGGCTCCATATATTGGCATCTTCTATAAAAGCCTTTCACAGTGTCGACTGCGCGCTAAAGTAAATCGGAGCGCAATGGGAAAACTTATTAAGTTTGATCAATTCCtaatttttcaaaagtttCTGCATATATTTCATATGATACACTTTCAATTGTATCGCGATAATAACGGTCGTTTAGCAAGTAAACCTAATTTAGTGtttgtattttcatttggcgtagatattttatatttcgGTTTTAATATG encodes:
- the LOC108604439 gene encoding uncharacterized protein LOC108604439, with the protein product MFVFLEFNNIKMERIKACLGQQQLTDELKQRQAITDHLLQLILYSKRLLVDHVEALEQCMQQHAARANDWQLLTTRNAALLLGGTVLEHFVTPRGWRLTLLPAILLSGTFGTLYGVKNVFVCRNKIVERKLEKLVKTIDEFGNCIRRNMTYFQEIIIMKQAELIESRQIERAWDCITAAKEVTEILYDATRKLETDYPLPTKYGPFYASMEELRECEYFKNNVTDYSPKHIKDFHNIFAYVQSQYLLRLALTIMTKPSISQLSEEFVKIDNLLQQLVQEEEQHFKNLALAMQNKQQMELAQLHASKTQQQQSGPIAVLQHSSLKLSACMVAVAGECQALDVTLQQLTATEAAHKNNTKHLVAVAHNMRGIENALAVCCDDFQRLMLVYNKFLHSKLDLELDTPRSSSQAAKSDEFPESILRVEFSEQPDDPQGRDDFYAYMYDAEEARQQEDQHAPYPTPEKELLNFEKRITKSKFKPVLRQLKDRIDPIRQVMLQKEREVLTAKGINVDELFGKMEQVQDEQQQLDNRITEAAAATATQSDYDGSSSGSDSADEAAASSRQRSKQLKERDNFAEMRQFLAQKQAINLFKLDAAMPTAAPEELLESEC